A single window of Streptomyces sp. NBC_00464 DNA harbors:
- a CDS encoding ATP-binding protein, giving the protein MIGVIDTEGDSAEWSFPAVPGAVRTARHAVHDALRCWGLDTAVGDVAVLLVSELVTNSMQYTAGPIGVRLVRPRPDGEGPAVHPGLLVEVSDPLPDPPTERMAGPDDEGGRGLQLVACSARRWGTRRGKSGKTVWFELALPG; this is encoded by the coding sequence GTGATCGGCGTGATCGATACCGAAGGCGACAGCGCCGAGTGGAGCTTTCCGGCTGTTCCCGGCGCCGTGCGCACGGCCCGGCACGCCGTCCATGACGCGCTGCGCTGCTGGGGGCTCGACACGGCCGTCGGAGATGTGGCCGTTCTGCTGGTCAGTGAGCTGGTGACCAACTCCATGCAGTACACGGCGGGCCCCATCGGGGTGCGGCTGGTGCGCCCCCGCCCCGACGGTGAAGGCCCCGCGGTCCACCCCGGCCTGCTCGTGGAAGTCTCCGATCCGCTTCCGGATCCGCCCACCGAACGTATGGCTGGACCCGACGACGAAGGCGGCAGAGGACTGCAGCTCGTGGCCTGTTCGGCCCGACGGTGGGGGACCCGGCGCGGAAAGAGCGGCAAGACGGTGTGGTTCGAGCTGGCCCTGCCTGGTTAG
- a CDS encoding purine-cytosine permease family protein, giving the protein MTDTAVPNTAVPNEAVPKTGPASGGDLAGGPAAPPPGRSYAKLAADESREDYSLRYAPHSFRRWSPAMVAGTALGGIAYLADFAIGASIVFTYGFTSGFASILAAATIIFLTGIPIARACAKYGLDMDLVTRGAGFGYFGSTLTSLIYASFTFIFFALEGSIMAQAMHQAIGLPVQVGYLVTTLIVIPIVFRGMGALAKVQAWTQPIWIIGLVLPFVVLAFEAPDAWGAFGSFGGTEGAGSGFSWIGFGLGTGVALSLIAQIGEQADYLRFMPAKTEANKRRWNLAVLAAGPGWVIIGAAKQLGGALLAFVALEAVGKTHALEPIAPQIEALKPWLGSFALPAAALFVIVSQIKINVTNAYSGSLSWSNFFSRITHRHPGRVWYIFLNLVIALTLMEMNMFAALNKLLGFYSNVGIAWIAAVAADLVINKRIGLSPPYIEFKRAYLYAVNPAGFGSMVIASTVSILAFFGLFGTYAEAFSTFIAAGLSLTLCPLIAWATKGKYYLARPNPVNGPGVEVADITATHTCAVCETAYELPDIADCPVQSGPICSLCCSLDAECGDVCRKDPAEGPVLMPMPVLRGGAGPA; this is encoded by the coding sequence ATGACGGACACAGCCGTACCGAACACAGCCGTACCGAACGAAGCCGTACCGAAGACCGGGCCCGCCTCCGGGGGAGACCTCGCGGGCGGGCCCGCCGCCCCGCCTCCGGGGCGCAGTTACGCCAAGCTCGCCGCCGACGAGAGCCGCGAGGACTACTCCCTCCGCTACGCACCGCACTCCTTCCGGCGCTGGTCGCCCGCCATGGTCGCGGGCACCGCGCTCGGCGGCATCGCCTACCTCGCCGACTTCGCGATCGGCGCCTCGATCGTCTTCACCTACGGCTTCACCAGCGGATTCGCCTCGATCCTGGCCGCCGCGACGATCATCTTCCTCACCGGCATCCCCATCGCCCGGGCCTGCGCGAAGTACGGCCTCGACATGGACCTGGTCACCCGGGGCGCCGGCTTCGGATACTTCGGCTCGACGCTGACCTCGTTGATCTACGCGTCGTTCACGTTCATCTTCTTCGCCCTCGAAGGCTCGATCATGGCGCAGGCCATGCACCAGGCCATCGGACTGCCCGTCCAGGTGGGCTATCTGGTCACCACCCTGATCGTCATCCCGATCGTCTTCCGCGGCATGGGCGCCCTCGCCAAGGTGCAGGCCTGGACCCAGCCGATCTGGATCATCGGCCTGGTGCTGCCGTTCGTCGTCCTCGCCTTCGAGGCACCGGACGCCTGGGGCGCGTTCGGCTCCTTCGGCGGCACGGAGGGGGCGGGATCGGGCTTCTCCTGGATCGGCTTCGGACTCGGCACCGGAGTCGCGCTCTCGCTCATCGCCCAGATCGGCGAACAGGCCGACTATCTGCGCTTCATGCCGGCGAAGACGGAGGCCAACAAGCGCCGCTGGAACCTCGCCGTACTCGCCGCCGGACCCGGTTGGGTCATCATCGGCGCGGCCAAGCAGCTCGGCGGCGCGCTGCTCGCCTTCGTCGCCCTGGAAGCCGTCGGCAAGACGCACGCGCTGGAGCCGATCGCCCCGCAGATCGAGGCGTTGAAGCCCTGGCTCGGCTCCTTCGCGCTGCCCGCCGCCGCGCTCTTCGTGATCGTGTCGCAGATCAAGATCAACGTGACCAACGCCTACAGCGGCTCGCTGTCCTGGTCGAACTTCTTCTCCCGGATCACCCACCGCCACCCCGGCCGGGTCTGGTACATCTTCCTCAATCTCGTCATCGCGCTGACGCTGATGGAGATGAACATGTTCGCCGCCCTCAACAAGCTGCTGGGCTTCTACTCCAACGTGGGCATCGCCTGGATCGCCGCAGTCGCCGCCGACCTCGTCATCAACAAGCGGATCGGGCTGAGCCCGCCGTACATCGAGTTCAAGCGGGCCTATCTGTACGCGGTGAACCCGGCGGGATTCGGGTCGATGGTGATCGCCTCGACCGTCTCGATCCTCGCCTTCTTCGGGTTGTTCGGTACGTACGCGGAGGCCTTCTCGACCTTCATCGCGGCCGGGCTCTCGCTGACGCTCTGTCCGCTCATCGCCTGGGCGACGAAGGGGAAGTACTACCTGGCCCGGCCCAATCCCGTGAACGGGCCGGGCGTCGAGGTCGCGGACATCACCGCCACCCACACCTGCGCGGTCTGTGAAACGGCGTACGAACTCCCGGACATCGCCGACTGCCCCGTGCAGTCCGGGCCGATCTGCTCGCTCTGCTGCTCCCTGGACGCCGAATGCGGCGACGTCTGCCGCAAGGACCCCGCCGAAGGGCCGGTCCTCATGCCGATGCCGGTACTGCGCGGCGGCGCGGGCCCGGCGTAG
- a CDS encoding GntR family transcriptional regulator, which produces MTFGEQPAYLRVAGDLREKIANGSLPPHTRLPSQARIREEYGVSDTVALEARKVLMAEGLVEGRSGSGTYVRERPVPRRIARSGFRSEAGASPFRQEQTAEGARGTWESRSEQEGASPEIAERLGIEPGDRVMRTRYVFRDGGEPMMLSTSWETLAVTGRTPVMLPEEGPLGGCGVVERMAAIDVVVDNVAEQVGARPGLAEELLALGGVPGHVVMVIERTYYASGRPVETADVVVPADRYRIAYHLPVR; this is translated from the coding sequence GTGACTTTCGGTGAGCAGCCCGCCTATCTGCGCGTTGCGGGCGATCTGAGAGAGAAGATCGCCAACGGTTCGCTGCCGCCGCATACGCGCCTGCCGTCGCAGGCGCGTATCCGCGAGGAGTACGGAGTCTCGGACACCGTCGCGCTGGAGGCCCGCAAGGTGCTGATGGCCGAGGGGCTGGTCGAGGGTCGCTCCGGCTCCGGCACCTATGTGCGCGAGCGCCCGGTCCCGCGCCGGATCGCCCGTTCCGGCTTCCGCTCGGAGGCGGGCGCCAGTCCGTTCCGGCAGGAGCAGACGGCGGAGGGTGCGCGGGGGACCTGGGAGTCCCGGAGCGAACAGGAGGGGGCGAGCCCGGAGATCGCCGAGCGGCTCGGCATCGAGCCGGGCGACCGCGTGATGCGTACGCGCTATGTGTTCCGGGACGGCGGGGAGCCGATGATGCTCTCCACCTCCTGGGAGACCCTCGCGGTCACGGGGCGCACGCCGGTGATGCTGCCGGAGGAGGGCCCGCTGGGCGGCTGCGGGGTGGTGGAGCGGATGGCCGCGATCGATGTCGTCGTGGACAACGTGGCCGAACAGGTCGGCGCGCGCCCGGGGCTGGCGGAGGAGCTCCTGGCGCTCGGCGGGGTGCCGGGCCATGTGGTGATGGTGATCGAGCGGACGTACTACGCGTCGGGGCGTCCGGTCGAGACCGCCGACGTGGTGGTCCCGGCCGACCGTTACCGGATCGCCTACCACCTTCCGGTCCGGTGA
- a CDS encoding (deoxy)nucleoside triphosphate pyrophosphohydrolase, whose product MTDRVVVAGAVYDRGRLLAARRSAPPELAGRWELPGGKVEPGESGEQALVRELREELGIEAEPLERIPGEWPLKPGYVLQVWTVRLVSGVPAPLEDHDELRWLGPGESGTVDWLEQDLPAVAEAVRRQPGGAHR is encoded by the coding sequence ATGACTGATCGCGTAGTGGTGGCCGGAGCCGTCTACGACCGGGGGCGGCTGCTGGCCGCGCGCCGCAGCGCCCCGCCGGAGCTGGCCGGGCGCTGGGAGCTGCCGGGCGGCAAGGTCGAGCCGGGGGAGAGCGGCGAGCAGGCGCTCGTGCGCGAGCTCCGGGAGGAGCTGGGCATCGAGGCGGAGCCGCTGGAGCGTATCCCCGGTGAGTGGCCGCTCAAGCCCGGCTATGTGCTCCAGGTATGGACGGTCCGGCTGGTCTCCGGCGTGCCCGCACCGCTCGAGGACCACGACGAGTTGCGCTGGCTCGGGCCGGGCGAGAGCGGCACGGTGGACTGGCTGGAGCAGGATCTGCCCGCGGTGGCCGAAGCCGTACGCCGGCAGCCGGGCGGCGCACACCGCTGA
- a CDS encoding SPOR domain-containing protein has translation MLGRDTMSDSGAVLPWLVIRQDDNGSRYRVGRYATQDEAQRTADKLDTHGHKQLYWVERVGQTARP, from the coding sequence ATGCTCGGGAGGGACACGATGAGCGACAGCGGGGCCGTGCTCCCTTGGCTGGTGATACGGCAGGACGACAACGGCAGCCGCTACCGCGTGGGCAGGTATGCCACGCAGGACGAGGCGCAGCGGACCGCCGACAAGCTCGACACCCACGGCCACAAGCAGCTCTACTGGGTCGAGCGGGTAGGGCAGACTGCCCGCCCGTAG
- a CDS encoding pyridoxal-phosphate dependent enzyme — protein sequence MATTYRCPQDGTRADVTSLTWCCPVCRGPWDLDFEPTGPLRAGELPGRVNSLWRYEEVLPLSSPATTLGEGRTPLVPLTATVSAKLDFLMPTLSFKDRGAVMLAELARRLAPERVVADSSGNAGTAVAAYCARAALPCTVYVPEGTSAKKTEQIRAHGARLEIVPGDREATARAARTAADAPGTFYASHVFNPYFLHGTKTYVYELWEDLGGRLPDAIAVPVGNGTLLLGAALATAELLAQGLIDTRPALVAVQAEAVSPLAAAFHAGAEDLLGVTADAATSPTLAEGIAIPRPPRARSILAAVRESGGTFLTVTEDQIRTAQRDLATRGFYVETTGVACWAAVGGWTDRSVVVPLCGAGLKTGLAD from the coding sequence ATGGCCACCACCTATCGCTGCCCCCAGGACGGCACCCGTGCCGACGTCACCTCGCTGACCTGGTGCTGCCCGGTCTGCCGCGGCCCGTGGGACCTGGACTTCGAACCCACGGGCCCGCTGCGCGCCGGCGAACTGCCCGGCCGGGTCAACTCCCTGTGGCGGTACGAGGAGGTCCTGCCGCTCTCCTCCCCCGCGACCACCCTCGGCGAGGGCCGCACCCCGCTCGTGCCGCTCACCGCCACGGTCTCGGCCAAACTCGACTTCCTCATGCCGACGCTCTCCTTCAAGGACCGCGGTGCGGTGATGCTCGCCGAACTGGCCCGCCGCCTCGCCCCCGAGCGCGTCGTCGCGGACAGCAGCGGCAACGCGGGCACGGCCGTCGCCGCGTACTGCGCCCGCGCCGCACTGCCCTGCACCGTGTACGTCCCCGAGGGCACGTCCGCGAAGAAGACCGAGCAGATCCGGGCCCACGGCGCCCGGCTGGAGATCGTCCCCGGGGACCGCGAGGCGACCGCCCGCGCGGCCCGCACCGCCGCCGACGCACCCGGCACCTTCTACGCCTCGCACGTCTTCAACCCGTACTTCCTGCACGGCACGAAGACCTATGTGTACGAGCTCTGGGAGGACCTCGGCGGCCGGCTCCCCGACGCCATCGCCGTACCGGTCGGCAACGGCACACTGCTCCTCGGCGCGGCCCTGGCCACCGCCGAGCTCCTCGCCCAGGGCCTGATCGACACCCGCCCCGCGCTGGTCGCCGTCCAGGCCGAGGCCGTGTCCCCGCTGGCCGCGGCCTTCCACGCCGGGGCCGAGGACCTCCTCGGCGTCACTGCCGACGCCGCCACCTCCCCCACCCTCGCCGAGGGCATCGCCATCCCGCGCCCGCCGCGCGCCCGGTCGATCCTGGCGGCGGTGCGGGAGTCGGGCGGCACCTTCCTGACCGTGACCGAGGATCAGATCCGCACCGCACAGCGGGATCTGGCCACCCGCGGCTTCTACGTGGAGACGACGGGCGTGGCCTGCTGGGCGGCGGTGGGCGGCTGGACGGACCGCAGCGTCGTCGTACCGCTGTGCGGCGCGGGTCTCAAGACGGGGCTCGCGGACTGA
- a CDS encoding SpoIIE family protein phosphatase: MWQSSPPGSIYDYIRVASFSIGPDGLIEQWSRRATGLFGVAAHEAVGKDPVEAFMPDELRRDGHRRIGEVLDGKEWTGLVPFRMPGEDAVHGLAEIYVMPSETASGERAAVCIVVDVRALRAIETDLAASQAIFGQSPFGFVLFGTDLAVVRANQRFATVFGGRADDHRGRTVDDYLTGVEADRLTATLEHVLATGDSVTDLQLVGTIPGDIERRHWSMNLYRVHSGTGRPIGIAGLATDVTRRHIAAREAASARRNLALLNEASARIGNSLDLETTARELLDVAVPGFCDLASVDLYQALLTGEETPPGSGGSLRREAVGGSAELRRVAFASAVSDVLPDAAPDPGPGSGAAEPRTADRPPALGAVHRYSFGSPCAIALRTGHVEDVPGDDRGFVQSTLAVPLVAHDTVVGLVQFSRTKGSEPFGERDRSLASELAARAAVCIDNARLYRREHERALILQRSLLPPGDPEAAGLDIACRYLPGNTATEVGGDWFDVIELPGHRTALVVGDVMGRGLRAAVAMGELRTAVRTLALLDLEPAEVLSALDEVARGLGTPGAGTSADAGGGAQWPSRAAHKSREADLSEVYLATCVYAVYDPVTRRCTFANAGHLPPVVVEPGEAALLLDVPPGMPLGVGGEPFEEVEVELKEGALLALYTDGLVESRDHPLDEGLEALREALVEPARPLEDVCDHVLSSLDTRHGEDDIALLMARIQGLPADAVGDWRLPREPRSVGRARELARSRLIAWDLDDLVDTTELLVSELVTNALRYGEGEIRLRLLRDRTLVCEVWDAGLVQPRRRRARDTDEGGRGLQLVGLLSAAWGSRRTPRGKTVWFELPLPDGRPAAERTVEELLSMF, translated from the coding sequence GTGTGGCAGAGCAGTCCGCCTGGCTCGATCTACGACTACATCAGGGTCGCCTCCTTCTCGATCGGCCCCGATGGCCTGATCGAGCAGTGGAGCCGCCGGGCCACCGGCCTCTTCGGCGTTGCCGCTCACGAGGCGGTGGGCAAGGACCCGGTCGAGGCCTTCATGCCCGACGAGCTGCGCCGGGACGGCCACCGGCGGATCGGTGAGGTGCTCGACGGCAAGGAGTGGACGGGCCTCGTCCCCTTCCGGATGCCGGGCGAGGACGCCGTGCACGGGCTCGCCGAGATCTATGTGATGCCGAGCGAGACGGCGTCGGGTGAACGGGCGGCGGTCTGCATCGTCGTGGACGTCCGCGCACTGCGAGCCATCGAGACGGACCTTGCGGCCTCGCAGGCGATTTTTGGACAATCTCCCTTTGGTTTCGTGCTGTTCGGTACCGATCTTGCCGTGGTGCGGGCCAACCAGCGGTTCGCCACCGTCTTCGGCGGCCGGGCGGACGACCACCGTGGCCGCACGGTCGACGACTACCTCACAGGCGTGGAGGCGGACCGGCTGACGGCCACGCTCGAACACGTCCTGGCCACCGGCGACTCCGTCACCGACCTCCAGCTCGTCGGCACCATCCCCGGCGACATCGAGCGCCGTCACTGGTCGATGAACCTCTACCGGGTGCACAGCGGCACGGGCCGCCCCATCGGCATCGCCGGACTGGCCACCGATGTGACCCGGCGCCACATCGCGGCCCGTGAGGCGGCCAGCGCCCGGCGCAACCTCGCCCTGCTCAACGAGGCGAGCGCCCGCATCGGCAACTCCCTCGACCTGGAGACGACCGCCCGCGAACTTCTCGACGTCGCCGTGCCCGGCTTCTGCGACCTCGCCTCCGTCGACCTCTACCAGGCCCTGCTCACCGGCGAGGAGACGCCGCCGGGCAGCGGGGGTTCCCTGCGCCGGGAAGCGGTCGGCGGTTCCGCCGAACTGCGCCGCGTTGCCTTCGCCAGCGCCGTGTCGGACGTCCTGCCCGACGCCGCCCCCGATCCGGGCCCCGGTTCGGGCGCCGCCGAGCCACGGACGGCGGACCGCCCGCCCGCACTCGGCGCCGTGCACCGCTACTCCTTCGGCTCGCCCTGCGCCATCGCCCTGCGCACCGGCCATGTGGAGGACGTGCCCGGCGACGACCGCGGCTTCGTCCAGTCCACGCTCGCCGTGCCGCTGGTCGCCCACGACACCGTGGTCGGCCTCGTGCAGTTCTCCCGTACGAAGGGCAGCGAGCCCTTCGGCGAACGCGACCGCTCCCTGGCCTCCGAACTCGCCGCACGCGCCGCCGTCTGCATCGACAACGCCCGCCTCTACCGCCGCGAGCACGAGCGCGCGCTGATACTCCAGCGCAGCCTCCTGCCGCCCGGCGACCCCGAGGCCGCCGGGCTCGACATCGCCTGCCGGTATCTGCCCGGCAACACGGCCACCGAGGTGGGCGGCGACTGGTTCGACGTGATCGAGCTCCCCGGCCACCGCACCGCCCTCGTCGTCGGCGACGTGATGGGCCGCGGCCTGCGCGCCGCCGTGGCCATGGGCGAGCTGCGCACCGCCGTGAGAACCCTGGCCCTCCTCGACCTGGAACCCGCCGAGGTGCTCTCCGCGCTCGACGAGGTCGCCCGGGGCCTCGGCACACCCGGCGCGGGCACCTCGGCCGATGCGGGCGGCGGCGCCCAGTGGCCCTCGCGGGCCGCGCACAAGTCACGTGAGGCGGACCTCTCCGAGGTCTATCTCGCGACCTGTGTCTACGCCGTCTACGACCCGGTCACCCGGCGCTGCACCTTCGCCAACGCCGGCCACCTGCCCCCCGTCGTCGTCGAGCCGGGCGAAGCGGCGCTGCTCCTCGACGTCCCGCCCGGCATGCCGCTCGGCGTCGGCGGCGAACCCTTCGAGGAAGTAGAGGTGGAGCTCAAGGAGGGCGCCCTCCTCGCCCTCTACACCGACGGTCTCGTCGAGTCCCGCGACCATCCGCTGGACGAGGGGCTCGAAGCGCTGCGCGAAGCCCTCGTCGAACCCGCCCGGCCTCTTGAGGACGTCTGCGACCACGTACTGAGCTCGCTCGACACCCGGCACGGCGAGGACGACATCGCCCTGCTGATGGCCCGCATCCAGGGGCTGCCTGCCGACGCCGTCGGCGACTGGCGGCTGCCCCGCGAGCCCCGCTCGGTCGGCCGCGCCCGGGAGCTGGCCCGCAGCCGGCTGATCGCCTGGGACCTCGACGACCTGGTGGACACCACCGAACTGCTGGTCAGTGAGCTCGTCACCAACGCCCTGCGGTACGGCGAGGGCGAGATCCGGCTGAGGCTGCTGCGCGACCGCACCCTCGTGTGCGAGGTATGGGACGCGGGCCTCGTCCAGCCGCGCCGCCGCCGGGCGCGCGACACGGACGAGGGGGGCCGCGGACTTCAGCTGGTCGGACTGCTGAGCGCGGCCTGGGGGTCGCGGCGGACACCGCGCGGCAAGACCGTCTGGTTCGAACTGCCGCTGCCCGACGGCCGACCGGCCGCCGAGCGCACGGTGGAGGAACTGCTCAGCATGTTCTGA
- a CDS encoding glycoside hydrolase family 18 protein produces MRRRTLSGLAIAACALSLAATLSPAANASAGRDTDRGNNHQSSAPAYKRVGYFTQWGVYGRDFQVKDLETSGTAARLTHINYSFGNVGADGKCFTGNVPGEADAWADYVRPLDAAGSVDGVADTDDQALAGNFNQLRELKAKHPGLKVMISLGGWSWSTHFSDAARTAASRKAFVSSCIDLYIKGNLPVDGTRGGEGAAAGLFDGVDIDWEWPGSAGDTDTVYHPEDKRNFTALVHEFRTQLDAYAKTGAASRKGGHHGTKPKHYDLSAFVPTSPEKIDAGFDVPRIMRDFDFVNLQGYDFHVSGEKTTAQQSALRAKGDFSVDQTVRDWLKRGAPARKLVMGMPFYGQGWTGVTGGGDGLGQPATAPAPATWAAGYEDYKALKKLAESGTYKVHRNVRDGSAWLFDGTTLWTYDDPQVLRTKTAYIRDHRLGGAMFWSLDGDTEDGELMAAVDRGLSRR; encoded by the coding sequence ATGCGTCGAAGAACCCTGTCCGGACTGGCCATTGCCGCCTGCGCCCTCTCGCTGGCAGCCACCCTCTCCCCCGCCGCCAACGCCTCCGCGGGACGCGACACGGATCGCGGGAACAACCACCAAAGCTCCGCGCCCGCCTACAAGCGCGTCGGCTATTTCACCCAATGGGGCGTCTACGGGCGCGACTTCCAGGTCAAGGACCTGGAGACGAGCGGCACGGCGGCCAGACTCACCCACATCAACTACTCGTTCGGCAACGTCGGCGCCGACGGCAAGTGCTTCACGGGCAACGTGCCCGGCGAGGCCGACGCCTGGGCCGACTACGTCCGCCCGCTGGACGCGGCCGGCTCGGTGGACGGCGTGGCCGACACCGACGACCAGGCCCTCGCGGGCAACTTCAACCAGCTGCGCGAGCTCAAGGCCAAGCACCCCGGCCTCAAGGTGATGATCTCGCTCGGCGGCTGGAGCTGGTCCACCCACTTCTCGGACGCGGCCCGCACCGCCGCCTCCCGCAAGGCCTTCGTCTCCTCGTGCATCGACCTGTACATCAAGGGCAACCTGCCGGTGGACGGGACGCGCGGCGGCGAGGGTGCCGCGGCCGGTCTCTTCGACGGCGTGGACATCGACTGGGAATGGCCGGGATCCGCCGGTGACACGGACACGGTGTACCACCCCGAGGACAAGCGGAACTTCACGGCGCTGGTGCACGAGTTCCGTACCCAGCTCGACGCGTACGCGAAGACCGGCGCCGCCTCGCGCAAGGGCGGCCACCACGGCACGAAGCCCAAGCACTACGACCTCTCGGCGTTCGTCCCCACGTCCCCCGAGAAGATCGACGCCGGCTTCGACGTCCCGCGCATCATGCGGGACTTCGACTTCGTCAACCTCCAGGGCTACGACTTCCACGTATCCGGCGAGAAGACGACGGCCCAGCAGTCCGCGCTCCGCGCGAAGGGCGACTTCAGCGTCGACCAGACCGTGCGCGACTGGCTGAAGCGCGGTGCCCCGGCCCGCAAGCTCGTCATGGGGATGCCGTTCTACGGTCAGGGCTGGACCGGTGTGACCGGCGGCGGCGACGGCCTCGGCCAGCCCGCCACGGCCCCCGCACCCGCCACCTGGGCGGCCGGTTACGAGGACTACAAGGCCCTGAAGAAACTGGCCGAATCCGGTACGTACAAGGTCCACCGCAACGTCCGTGACGGCAGCGCCTGGCTGTTCGACGGCACCACGCTGTGGACGTACGACGACCCGCAGGTCCTGCGCACCAAGACCGCCTACATCCGCGACCACCGGCTCGGCGGCGCGATGTTCTGGTCGCTGGACGGGGACACGGAGGACGGCGAGCTGATGGCCGCCGTCGACCGCGGACTCTCCCGGCGATAG